A region of Saccharomyces kudriavzevii IFO 1802 strain IFO1802 genome assembly, chromosome: 14 DNA encodes the following proteins:
- the ATO2 gene encoding putative ammonium permease ATO2 (similar to Saccharomyces cerevisiae ADY2 (YCR010C) and ATO2 (YNR002C); ancestral locus Anc_1.425) — protein MSNKEQSSGNTAFENPKTLDSSGGEFICENNDQSRHSQESLCKIYTAGKNNEYIYIGRQKFLRDDLVEAFGGTLNPGLAPAPVHKFANPAPLGLSGFALTTFVLSMFNARAQGITTPNVVVGCAMFYGGLVQLIAGIWEIALENTFGGTALCSFGGFWLSFGAIYIPWFGILDAYKDKESDLGNALGFYLLGWALFTFGLSVCTMKSTVMFFALFFLLAVTFLLLSVANFTGKVGVTRAGGVLGVIVAFIAWYNAYAGIATRQNSYVMVHPFALPSNDKVFF, from the coding sequence ATGTCTAACAAAGAGCAAAGTAGCGGCAACACCGCCTTCGAGAATCCTAAGACACTCGACTCCTCTGGGGGGGAATTTATATGCGAAAACAACGACCAGAGTCGCCATTCGCAAGAGTCCCTGTGCAAAATATATACCGCGGGCAAAAACAACGAGTACATTTACATTGGTCgtcaaaaatttttaagGGATGATTTAGTAGAGGCATTCGGTGGTACTTTGAATCCCGGTTTGGCCCCTGCGCCAGTCCATAAATTTGCCAATCCTGCTCCCCTGGGTCTTTCCGGCTTCGCGCTCACCACGTTCGTGCTTTCCATGTTCAATGCAAGAGCTCAGGGCATTACCACCCCTAACGTCGTTGTAGGGTGTGCCATGTTTTACGGCGGCCTTGTGCAATTGATTGCTGGTATTTGGGAGATTGCTTTGGAAAACACTTTCGGTGGCACTGCCCTGTGTTCCTTTGGCGGTTTTTGGTTAAGTTTTGGTGCTATTTATATCCCTTGGTTTGGTATCCTCGACGCATACAAGGATAAAGAATCCGATCTCGGAAATGCGCTAGGTTTTTACCTCCTGGGATGGGCGCTCTTTACTTTTGGCCTTTCCGTCTGCACCATGAAGTCAACCGTAATGTTTTTTGCCCTATTCTTCCTCTTAGCTGTCActtttttacttttatcCGTTGCGAACTTCACAGGGAAAGTCGGGGTCACCAGAGCCGGTGGTGTCCTTGGTGTCATAGTCGCCTTCATCGCCTGGTATAATGCTTACGCAGGTATCGCCACAAGGCAAAACTCATACGTGATGGTTCATCCTTTCGCCTTACCTAGTAACgataaagtttttttctag